In Acidimicrobiales bacterium, one genomic interval encodes:
- a CDS encoding ATP-dependent DNA helicase UvrD2 — protein sequence MPIACGNCGGAHETVSEVRACHQVTPSARGDVPEPDDDSYGWIDTSSDSVPARANRPGRSSDRPAPPAPDRPGRSPDRPGRSSERPAPPSPEAPAPAAPVHAGPAALGRSLVVRPGQDAPADWAACPRVVLDDEALRDPAAVIDQLAGWWTARRPYVVELAATLDRHPAETDDREPWRLDPSFTFPLDRLVHLVWSNALDLRDGGVPTNEAVTAAVAAGTTIAPEGTADVRTASGEPAWCDGGPLNLDLDLGGAAADGLPVLHRTWLEHGRVTPLANPAPTADLAADQLAAVTHRGGPCRVISPAGSGKTRTLTERARHLVAGCGLPPTALTLVAYNTRAAGEMRERLGELPGLQIRTLNSLGLAIVGGTGPFRRPGARPPRVLDEREVRDHLERLVKFPRRANTDPAALWIEALGQVRLGLRDPTEVEADYQGDVDGLADVFPRYREALRRDGAVDFDEQIYQAVEVLLREPETRRAAQRTSRVMLVDEFQDLTPAHLLLIRLLSAPAHDVFGVGDDDQTIYGYQGADPRWLIDFADYFPGAASHPLTVNYRCPPAAIDAARNLLTRNARRVPKTVEPAPGRVDEQGALQVVTTADGTVGATVDAVRAQLDAGAAPSDVVVLARVNAALAPVQVALAVGGIPVDPVPGIRAWLQRTGVRAALAWLDLALDPRRLSGAAIREAARRPPRGLSPKLIDWMSEQRDQGGLERLAGRVSRERDQEKLLAFLADLRLVAGVVAGGGDTAAVMATVRDRIGLGGAVESLDRSRGRVDRSTHGDDFDALHQLATLHPDPRTFRRWLTDQLNTEVPAGEGGRVHLSTVHRVKGLEWPHVVVHEVSDRLFPHRLVVGLDGREEERRIFHVALTRCSASVTVVAPADAPSPFLGELAAPGEPPPRPAPTPAPSRPTAGGKPSGPKEPAEPIDPAAWKQSHALHEALRQWRKARSTADGVPAFVVFADRTLDDLVARRPTTFPELLACHGIGPAKVENYGDELLAVIAEFSD from the coding sequence ATGCCCATCGCGTGTGGGAACTGCGGCGGCGCCCACGAGACGGTGTCCGAGGTGCGCGCCTGCCACCAGGTGACGCCGTCGGCCCGGGGCGACGTGCCGGAGCCGGACGACGACTCGTACGGCTGGATCGACACCTCCAGCGATTCTGTGCCGGCACGCGCCAACCGCCCCGGCCGGTCGTCAGACCGCCCCGCTCCCCCGGCGCCCGACCGCCCAGGCAGGTCGCCCGACCGCCCCGGCAGGTCGTCAGAGCGCCCCGCTCCCCCGTCACCCGAGGCGCCGGCGCCGGCCGCGCCCGTCCACGCCGGTCCGGCGGCGCTCGGACGCTCGCTGGTGGTCCGGCCTGGCCAGGACGCCCCGGCGGACTGGGCGGCGTGCCCCCGCGTCGTCCTCGACGACGAGGCCCTGCGAGACCCCGCCGCCGTCATCGACCAGCTCGCCGGATGGTGGACGGCGCGCCGGCCGTACGTGGTCGAGCTCGCCGCCACCCTCGACCGCCACCCGGCCGAGACCGACGACCGAGAGCCGTGGCGCCTCGACCCCTCGTTCACCTTCCCCCTCGACCGCTTGGTCCACCTGGTGTGGTCCAACGCTCTCGACCTCCGTGACGGCGGCGTCCCCACCAACGAGGCGGTCACCGCCGCCGTGGCCGCCGGCACGACCATCGCCCCCGAAGGCACTGCCGACGTCCGGACCGCCTCCGGCGAGCCGGCGTGGTGCGACGGCGGGCCGCTCAACCTCGACCTCGACCTGGGCGGCGCCGCCGCCGACGGGCTCCCCGTCCTGCACCGGACCTGGCTCGAGCACGGTCGGGTCACGCCGCTGGCCAACCCGGCACCGACGGCCGACCTCGCCGCCGACCAGCTCGCCGCCGTCACCCACCGGGGCGGACCGTGCCGGGTGATCTCGCCGGCGGGCTCGGGCAAGACCCGCACGCTCACCGAGCGGGCCCGCCACCTCGTCGCCGGGTGCGGGCTGCCGCCGACCGCGCTCACCCTCGTCGCCTACAACACCCGAGCCGCAGGCGAGATGCGCGAGCGCCTCGGCGAGCTGCCCGGCCTGCAGATCCGCACCCTCAACTCGTTGGGCCTCGCCATCGTCGGCGGCACCGGCCCGTTCCGCCGCCCCGGCGCCCGGCCGCCCCGCGTGCTCGACGAGCGGGAGGTGCGGGACCACCTCGAGCGCCTCGTGAAGTTCCCCCGGCGGGCCAACACCGACCCGGCGGCGCTGTGGATCGAGGCCCTGGGCCAGGTGCGCCTCGGCCTGCGTGACCCGACCGAGGTCGAGGCCGACTACCAGGGCGACGTCGACGGGCTCGCCGACGTCTTCCCCCGCTATCGAGAGGCCCTGCGGCGTGACGGTGCGGTCGACTTCGACGAGCAGATCTACCAGGCCGTGGAAGTGCTGCTGCGGGAGCCCGAGACCCGCCGGGCCGCCCAGCGGACGTCCCGGGTGATGCTGGTCGACGAGTTCCAGGACCTCACCCCCGCCCACCTGCTGCTCATCCGCCTGCTCTCGGCGCCGGCCCACGACGTGTTCGGCGTCGGCGACGACGACCAGACCATCTACGGCTACCAGGGGGCCGATCCTCGCTGGCTGATCGACTTCGCCGACTACTTCCCCGGCGCCGCCAGCCACCCGCTGACCGTGAACTACCGCTGCCCGCCGGCGGCCATCGACGCCGCCCGGAACCTCCTCACCCGCAACGCCCGGCGAGTGCCCAAGACGGTCGAGCCGGCGCCCGGCCGGGTCGATGAACAGGGCGCGCTGCAGGTCGTCACCACCGCGGACGGGACGGTCGGGGCGACGGTCGACGCCGTCCGCGCCCAGCTCGACGCCGGCGCCGCCCCGTCCGACGTGGTCGTGCTGGCCCGGGTGAACGCCGCCCTGGCCCCGGTGCAGGTGGCGCTCGCCGTGGGCGGGATCCCGGTCGACCCGGTGCCGGGCATCCGGGCCTGGCTCCAGCGCACCGGGGTGCGGGCGGCGCTGGCGTGGCTCGACCTGGCCCTCGACCCGCGACGCCTGTCGGGCGCGGCCATCCGGGAGGCGGCCCGCCGTCCCCCGCGCGGGCTGTCGCCAAAGCTGATCGACTGGATGTCCGAGCAGCGCGACCAGGGCGGCCTCGAGCGCCTCGCCGGCCGGGTCAGCCGGGAGCGCGACCAGGAGAAGCTGCTCGCCTTCCTCGCCGACCTGCGCCTCGTCGCCGGGGTCGTGGCCGGAGGCGGCGACACCGCGGCGGTGATGGCCACCGTCCGGGACCGCATCGGCCTCGGCGGGGCGGTCGAGTCGCTGGACCGGTCACGGGGGCGGGTCGACCGGTCCACCCACGGCGACGACTTCGACGCCCTGCACCAGCTCGCCACCCTCCACCCCGACCCTCGCACCTTCCGGCGCTGGCTCACCGACCAGCTCAACACCGAGGTGCCCGCCGGCGAGGGCGGCCGGGTGCACCTGTCGACGGTCCACCGGGTGAAGGGCCTCGAGTGGCCCCACGTGGTGGTGCACGAGGTGTCGGATCGCCTGTTCCCCCACCGCCTCGTGGTCGGGCTCGACGGCCGGGAGGAGGAGCGCCGCATCTTCCACGTGGCCCTCACCCGCTGCTCGGCGTCGGTGACCGTGGTGGCGCCGGCCGACGCGCCGTCGCCCTTCCTCGGTGAGTTGGCCGCGCCCGGCGAGCCCCCGCCCCGGCCGGCCCCGACGCCGGCGCCGTCTCGGCCGACGGCGGGCGGAAAGCCGAGCGGCCCGAAGGAGCCCGCCGAGCCGATCGACCCAGCGGCGTGGAAGCAGTCCCACGCCCTCCACGAGGCGCTGCGCCAGTGGCGCAAGGCAAGGTCGACCGCCGACGGCGTGCCCGCGTTCGTGGTGTTCGCCGACCGCACCCTCGACGACCTCGTCGCCCGCCGCCCCACGACCTTCCCCGAGCTCCTCGCCTGCCACGGCATCGGCCCCGCCAAGGTCGAGAACTACGGCGACGAGCTCCTCGCCGTCATCGCCGAGTTCTCCGACTGA
- a CDS encoding LLM class F420-dependent oxidoreductase produces the protein MFQVGIHLPQYGRVAGAEAVGRAAKLAEERGFAGLWVSDHLVQPAAQDYPSPYLYDPMVTLTWAAALTSEIGLGTSVLVAPQHNPLEAANQLASLDNLSGGRLTVGVGVGWSAGEYAALGYDFGDRGDRLDEMLDLWRTVWRDDPATFHGRFTSFDDLRVLPQPAHDIPIWVGGSGPRARRRAVEKGDGFHLIGLDPDEVRAPIEALRAERPEPGFTISLRTGWDPQGMDHDRIRDERERYEAAGVSYVVAAPWRNDLDDWLRSMELLADLVGLEPR, from the coding sequence ATGTTCCAGGTCGGGATCCACCTTCCGCAGTACGGCCGGGTCGCCGGCGCCGAGGCCGTCGGGCGGGCGGCGAAGCTGGCCGAGGAGCGGGGCTTCGCCGGCCTCTGGGTCAGTGACCACCTGGTCCAGCCCGCGGCGCAGGACTACCCGTCGCCCTACCTCTACGACCCGATGGTCACCCTCACCTGGGCGGCGGCGCTCACCTCCGAGATCGGCCTCGGCACGAGCGTGCTCGTCGCCCCCCAGCACAACCCGCTCGAGGCGGCCAACCAGCTCGCCAGCCTCGACAACCTGTCGGGCGGCCGACTGACCGTCGGTGTCGGCGTGGGATGGTCGGCGGGGGAGTACGCCGCCCTCGGCTACGACTTCGGCGACCGGGGCGACCGCCTCGACGAGATGCTCGACCTCTGGCGCACGGTGTGGCGCGACGACCCCGCCACCTTCCACGGCCGCTTCACGAGCTTCGACGACCTGCGGGTGCTGCCCCAGCCCGCCCACGACATCCCGATCTGGGTCGGCGGCTCGGGGCCCCGGGCCCGCCGGCGGGCGGTCGAGAAGGGCGACGGGTTCCACCTCATCGGCCTCGACCCCGACGAGGTGCGGGCGCCCATCGAGGCGCTGCGGGCCGAGCGCCCCGAGCCCGGGTTCACCATCTCGCTCCGCACCGGCTGGGACCCCCAGGGCATGGACCACGACCGCATCCGCGACGAGCGCGAGCGCTACGAGGCCGCCGGCGTCAGCTACGTCGTCGCCGCCCCGTGGCGCAACGACCTCGACGACTGGCTCCGCTCGATGGAGCTGCTCGCCGACCTCGTCGGCCTCGAGCCCCGCTGA
- a CDS encoding YceI family protein: MRHELDPARSTVTVHASSSLHPITTDAPATGWLDVTLDADGALDPTAPVAGRTEIALGSMRSGNPLIDREAERRLHLRRFPTVTGTLTGLVPGADGHAGEGTLDFHGVQRPLEGVLHLWRDDDGSLTLSGTTELDVTDFDVQPPSLLVVKVHARVRVELAAIALPAGA, translated from the coding sequence GTGCGCCACGAGCTGGACCCCGCCCGGTCGACGGTGACCGTCCACGCCTCGTCGAGCCTGCACCCCATCACCACCGACGCGCCCGCCACCGGCTGGCTCGACGTCACCCTCGACGCCGACGGCGCGCTCGACCCGACCGCCCCGGTCGCCGGCCGCACCGAGATCGCACTCGGGTCGATGCGCTCGGGGAACCCGCTGATCGACCGCGAGGCCGAGCGCCGCCTCCACCTTCGTCGCTTCCCCACGGTCACCGGGACGCTGACCGGACTGGTGCCGGGCGCCGACGGGCACGCCGGCGAGGGCACCCTCGACTTCCACGGCGTGCAGCGGCCCCTCGAGGGCGTGCTGCACCTGTGGCGGGACGACGACGGCAGCCTCACCCTCTCGGGTACCACCGAGCTCGACGTCACCGACTTCGACGTCCAGCCTCCGAGCCTGCTGGTGGTGAAGGTCCACGCCAGGGTCCGGGTCGAGCTCGCCGCGATCGCCCTCCCCGCCGGCGCCTGA
- a CDS encoding right-handed parallel beta-helix repeat-containing protein gives MSDGKKIFVSYREADTESTAGRIRDALVREFGNDRIFYDGESLYWGDNWKEAIDEALGQTDAMVVVIGQRWFDEFERKAASRERDVHKQEVQAALRQGVPIFLALVDDVTKLDTNRLPHGLKKLGSMEAQPLLKKGFMERFVPTFVEEIGKRLSGPGPAANDPRTVIVAPHGEADFREIAPAARAVPTGSTIYVRPGHYLEAVTVDRELQIVAEGERDEVVLEVDDGTALTWTAPQGLVEGLTVVAAARRDGVGVRVAAGRVTLDGCAVSARGHDRSTGVIIEGDTVRPVLRQCEIAEVQVGVVFGEDTHGRLEDCRIEGGEHGLDVRDGADPVLHGGEVRGGTSALHVARALGSYEAAVLASPGTALAVSGEGAAPWVKDCRIEGVRTGVAILDGAGGTFTDLEVAGEPAVGVEVAGPSAPELHRVAVVGGGAAGTEGFCVGGGSSPRLLHCNVTKVAVGLVVSGGSRPDVEGLRVHEVTDQGVLVTGASAPRLADCEISSVTTGLLVDGASTPTTDGLQVHGSKGHALHLTEQSAGTWANVVVTGSTLAGIKVDGGADPTFTDVTMSKLTRHGIVVYTAGRGRFERVRIEGSSAVLNGKHFPAIAVADDESNPTFRDFTVEGGASCGVWVSERGAGTFEDGRVTGTGKQGVIVETGGVPTFSGLEVQGAGGSGIAVLGGAPRLTRCTIGDVGRRGSPSPARRSPCSKRSRSRGAPGTASPSRVRPSGPSDTSTSRAPRGTGSTSTAGRSASRTPRSTRRSGSASTSPRVGQRSSTPRSTAPERRRSASPRTA, from the coding sequence ATGTCTGACGGGAAGAAGATCTTCGTCAGCTACCGCGAGGCGGACACCGAGAGCACCGCGGGTCGCATCCGCGACGCCCTCGTCCGCGAGTTCGGCAACGACCGGATCTTCTACGACGGCGAGAGCCTCTACTGGGGCGACAACTGGAAAGAGGCGATCGACGAGGCCCTGGGCCAGACCGACGCCATGGTCGTGGTCATCGGCCAGCGGTGGTTCGACGAGTTCGAGCGCAAGGCCGCCTCCCGTGAGCGCGACGTGCACAAGCAGGAGGTGCAGGCCGCGCTCCGCCAGGGCGTCCCGATCTTCCTCGCCCTGGTCGACGACGTCACCAAGCTGGACACGAACCGACTCCCGCACGGGCTCAAGAAGCTCGGCTCGATGGAGGCCCAGCCGCTGCTGAAGAAGGGCTTCATGGAGCGCTTCGTGCCCACCTTCGTCGAGGAGATCGGCAAGCGGCTCTCCGGCCCGGGCCCGGCCGCGAACGATCCCAGGACGGTGATCGTCGCCCCTCACGGCGAGGCCGACTTCCGGGAGATCGCACCCGCCGCCCGTGCCGTCCCCACGGGCTCGACGATCTACGTCCGGCCCGGCCACTACCTCGAGGCGGTGACCGTGGACCGCGAGCTGCAGATCGTGGCCGAGGGCGAGCGCGACGAGGTGGTCCTCGAGGTGGACGACGGGACGGCCCTCACCTGGACGGCTCCGCAAGGCCTCGTCGAAGGGCTCACCGTCGTGGCCGCGGCCCGACGCGACGGCGTGGGCGTCCGGGTCGCCGCCGGCCGGGTGACCCTGGACGGCTGCGCGGTCTCGGCTCGGGGCCACGACCGGTCGACCGGGGTGATCATCGAGGGCGACACGGTCCGCCCCGTCCTGCGCCAGTGCGAGATCGCCGAGGTGCAGGTGGGCGTCGTGTTCGGCGAAGACACCCACGGCCGCCTCGAGGACTGCCGGATCGAGGGCGGGGAACACGGGCTGGACGTCCGCGACGGCGCCGATCCCGTCCTCCATGGCGGTGAGGTCCGCGGTGGCACGAGCGCGCTGCACGTCGCGCGGGCCCTCGGCAGCTACGAGGCGGCGGTCCTCGCCAGCCCCGGGACCGCGTTGGCGGTGTCGGGCGAGGGGGCCGCGCCGTGGGTGAAGGACTGCCGGATCGAAGGTGTCCGCACCGGCGTCGCCATCCTGGACGGCGCCGGCGGCACCTTCACCGACCTGGAGGTCGCCGGCGAGCCGGCCGTGGGGGTCGAGGTGGCGGGCCCGTCGGCGCCCGAGCTGCACCGGGTGGCGGTGGTCGGGGGCGGGGCGGCCGGCACCGAGGGGTTCTGCGTGGGCGGCGGCTCGTCCCCCCGCCTGCTGCACTGCAACGTGACGAAGGTCGCGGTGGGCCTGGTGGTCAGCGGTGGCTCGCGGCCCGACGTCGAGGGCCTGCGGGTGCACGAGGTGACCGATCAGGGCGTGCTCGTCACCGGCGCCTCCGCCCCTCGTCTCGCCGATTGCGAGATCTCGTCCGTCACCACCGGCCTCCTGGTCGACGGCGCGTCGACGCCCACCACCGACGGCCTGCAGGTGCACGGCTCCAAGGGCCACGCGCTGCACCTCACCGAGCAGAGCGCCGGCACCTGGGCGAACGTGGTGGTCACCGGATCGACGCTGGCGGGCATCAAGGTGGACGGAGGGGCCGACCCCACCTTCACCGACGTGACGATGAGCAAGCTCACCCGTCACGGCATCGTCGTCTACACCGCCGGGCGGGGCAGGTTCGAGCGGGTCCGCATCGAGGGCTCGAGCGCCGTGCTGAACGGCAAGCACTTCCCGGCGATCGCGGTCGCCGACGACGAGAGCAACCCGACGTTCCGTGACTTCACCGTCGAGGGCGGGGCATCGTGCGGGGTCTGGGTCAGTGAACGGGGCGCCGGCACGTTCGAGGACGGGCGGGTGACGGGGACGGGCAAGCAGGGAGTGATCGTCGAGACCGGCGGCGTCCCTACGTTCTCGGGCCTCGAGGTGCAGGGCGCCGGGGGCTCGGGCATCGCGGTGCTCGGCGGCGCGCCTCGGCTCACGCGGTGCACCATCGGCGACGTGGGCCGTCGGGGGTCGCCGTCTCCGGCGAGGCGCAGCCCGTGTTCGAAGAGATCACGATCGCGGGGTGCTCCTGGCACGGCATCGCCGTCGAGGGTGCGGCCGTCGGGACCTTCCGACACCTCGACGTCTCGGGCGCCAAGAGGAACGGGGTCGACGTCGACGGCGGGTCGATCAGCCTCACGGACGCCACGATCCACGAGACGGTCGGGTTCGGCGTCGACGTCACCAAGGGTCGGGCAGAGATCGTCGACTCCGAGATCCACCGCACCGGAGCGGCGGCGATCCGCGTCGCCAAGGACGGCGTGA
- a CDS encoding acyl--CoA ligase, protein MADETPLQESETMWELVQRRAALSPDARVLVDPDGRALTFGELHDRAERVAAGFQAMGIGPGDKVTWQLPSRIETVVASVALARLGVVQNPILHIYGEKEVDFALHQFAPKLYLGPGELFGVDYNARAERLGADVEPPVQVLSAYSDLPEGDPSTLPPPPESGDDVRWLYYTSGTTSDPKGVQHTDKTLIAGGYGLAHAIEWDPDVDLGSIAFPFAHIAGPDYLVLMLVTGVGAVIVEGFNLEAILPAFREYGVTSAGGSTAHYLMFLAEQRKDPSTPILPSLRLLAGGGAPKPPEIYYEVKRELCELGTLHGYGMTECPMIAQGSPSDSEDQLANTEGKPVYACEVRIVGEDGNVCAAGEDGEVRLKGPMVFKGYTDESLNADAFDENGYFRTGDVGHLREDGHIVLTGRLKDIIIRKGENISAKEIEDVLYTHPKVGDVAVIGVPDRERGEMVVAVVQAAPGEDELTFDEMVALCRDAGLMTQKIPERLEVVEALPRNETLNKILKYKLREQYG, encoded by the coding sequence ATGGCCGACGAGACGCCGCTGCAGGAATCGGAGACGATGTGGGAGCTGGTGCAGCGCCGTGCGGCGCTGTCGCCCGACGCCCGGGTGCTGGTCGACCCGGACGGCCGTGCCCTCACCTTCGGTGAGCTGCACGATCGTGCCGAGCGGGTCGCCGCCGGCTTCCAGGCCATGGGCATCGGCCCGGGCGACAAGGTCACCTGGCAGCTGCCCAGTCGCATCGAGACCGTCGTGGCCTCGGTGGCCCTCGCCCGCCTCGGCGTGGTGCAGAACCCGATCCTGCACATCTACGGGGAGAAGGAGGTCGACTTCGCCCTCCACCAGTTCGCCCCGAAGCTCTACCTCGGCCCCGGCGAGCTCTTCGGCGTCGACTACAACGCCCGTGCCGAGCGCCTGGGCGCCGACGTCGAGCCGCCCGTGCAGGTGCTCTCGGCGTACAGCGATCTCCCTGAGGGCGACCCGTCCACCCTCCCGCCGCCGCCCGAGTCCGGCGACGACGTCCGCTGGCTCTACTACACGTCGGGCACCACGTCGGACCCGAAGGGCGTCCAGCACACCGACAAGACCCTCATCGCCGGCGGCTACGGCCTCGCCCACGCCATCGAGTGGGACCCGGACGTCGACCTCGGCTCCATCGCCTTCCCCTTCGCCCACATCGCCGGCCCCGACTACCTCGTGCTCATGCTCGTCACCGGGGTGGGCGCGGTCATCGTCGAGGGCTTCAACCTCGAGGCCATCCTGCCGGCGTTCCGGGAGTACGGCGTCACCTCGGCGGGCGGCTCGACCGCCCACTACCTGATGTTCCTCGCCGAGCAGCGCAAGGACCCGTCCACCCCGATCCTGCCTTCGCTGCGCCTGCTCGCCGGCGGCGGGGCACCCAAGCCGCCCGAGATCTACTACGAGGTCAAGCGCGAGCTCTGCGAGCTCGGCACCCTCCACGGCTACGGCATGACCGAGTGCCCGATGATCGCCCAGGGCTCGCCCAGCGACAGTGAGGACCAGCTCGCCAACACCGAGGGCAAGCCCGTCTACGCCTGCGAGGTGCGCATCGTGGGCGAGGACGGCAACGTGTGCGCCGCCGGCGAGGACGGCGAGGTCCGCCTCAAGGGCCCGATGGTCTTCAAGGGCTACACCGACGAGTCGCTCAACGCCGATGCCTTCGACGAGAACGGCTACTTCCGCACCGGCGACGTCGGCCACCTGCGCGAGGACGGCCACATCGTGCTCACCGGCCGCCTGAAGGACATCATCATCCGCAAGGGCGAGAACATCTCCGCCAAGGAGATCGAGGACGTCCTCTACACCCACCCGAAGGTGGGCGACGTGGCCGTCATCGGCGTGCCCGACCGCGAGCGGGGCGAGATGGTGGTGGCCGTGGTCCAGGCCGCCCCCGGCGAGGACGAGCTCACCTTCGACGAGATGGTGGCGCTCTGCCGCGACGCGGGCCTCATGACCCAGAAGATCCCCGAGCGCCTCGAGGTGGTCGAGGCCCTGCCCCGCAACGAGACCCTCAACAAGATCCTGAAGTACAAGCTGCGCGAGCAGTACGGCTGA
- a CDS encoding class I SAM-dependent methyltransferase, whose translation MGDDRYYRPALSRIHHEGFGFHADACAPGILALLDDVRRRDGLVVEVGCGSGLLTRHLLGAGHRVIATDASPDMLDLARSYAPEAEEHRVLALPDDPLPECDAIVSTGHALSYLPDRTTLEAALVACARALRPGGVLALDLEDLTTRDAQMARPPTPWLGDDWALIIERASDAPDHFARLMTTFMRRPDGTYERGFERHDNVLVDVEGVVRPLLEAEGLAVDIGLSFGTETNMEGLMVVVAHRPPD comes from the coding sequence ATGGGGGACGACCGCTACTACCGGCCGGCGCTGTCGCGCATCCATCACGAGGGGTTCGGGTTCCACGCCGACGCCTGTGCGCCGGGCATCCTCGCCCTGCTCGACGACGTGCGGCGGCGGGACGGCCTTGTCGTCGAGGTGGGTTGCGGCTCCGGGCTGCTGACCCGCCACCTGCTCGGCGCCGGCCACCGGGTGATCGCCACCGACGCCTCGCCGGACATGCTCGACCTCGCCCGGTCGTATGCACCGGAGGCGGAGGAGCACCGGGTGCTGGCGCTGCCGGACGACCCGCTGCCCGAGTGCGACGCGATCGTGTCGACCGGCCATGCCCTCAGCTACCTGCCAGACCGGACCACCCTCGAGGCGGCGCTCGTCGCCTGCGCCCGGGCGCTGCGCCCCGGCGGTGTGCTGGCCCTCGACCTCGAGGACCTCACCACCCGCGACGCCCAGATGGCGAGGCCCCCGACCCCGTGGCTGGGTGACGACTGGGCGCTGATCATCGAGCGGGCCAGCGACGCCCCCGACCACTTCGCCCGTTTGATGACCACCTTCATGCGGCGTCCCGACGGCACCTACGAGCGCGGCTTCGAGCGCCACGACAACGTGCTGGTCGACGTGGAGGGCGTCGTCCGCCCCCTGCTCGAGGCCGAGGGCCTCGCCGTCGACATCGGCCTCAGCTTCGGCACCGAGACGAACATGGAGGGCCTCATGGTCGTCGTCGCCCACCGCCCGCCGGACTGA
- a CDS encoding amidohydrolase family protein, which yields MGATTREIVDPHHHLWPADFAGGAMGAYGLDELRADTDTVPEVVATIFMECHASYRPDGPEHLRPVGETEYVAGLADESERTPGATIVGIVGHADLSLPIDQLDEVLDAHESAAGGRFRGIRDALASVPSGMTLMIPGGADPDRSTDADFRRGVAHLGERGLSYDTWQYHVQLGDLIELARAVPGTTIVCDHFSTPLGVGVWAGRHDEIFEAWCPQLAELAACPNVVAKLGGLAMPDNGFWPLGGERPDVDAFLAVQERWYRHAIDCFGPDRCMFESNFPVDKISVDYPVVWEAFERIAAEYPADEQAQLFAGTARRVYRV from the coding sequence ATGGGGGCCACCACGCGCGAGATCGTCGACCCGCACCACCACCTCTGGCCGGCGGACTTCGCCGGCGGGGCGATGGGGGCCTACGGGCTCGACGAGTTGCGGGCCGACACCGACACGGTGCCGGAGGTCGTGGCCACGATCTTCATGGAGTGCCACGCCTCCTACCGGCCCGACGGCCCTGAGCACCTCCGCCCGGTGGGGGAGACGGAGTACGTCGCCGGCCTCGCCGACGAGAGCGAGCGGACGCCGGGCGCCACCATCGTCGGGATCGTCGGCCACGCCGACCTCAGCCTGCCGATCGACCAGCTCGACGAGGTGCTCGACGCCCACGAGTCGGCGGCGGGCGGGCGGTTCCGGGGCATCCGGGACGCGCTGGCCAGCGTCCCGTCGGGGATGACGCTCATGATCCCCGGCGGCGCCGACCCCGATCGCTCGACCGACGCCGACTTCCGTCGCGGCGTCGCCCACCTCGGCGAGCGGGGCCTGTCCTACGACACCTGGCAGTACCACGTGCAGCTCGGGGACCTGATCGAGCTGGCCCGGGCGGTGCCCGGCACGACCATCGTCTGTGACCACTTCTCGACGCCGCTCGGCGTCGGCGTGTGGGCCGGCCGCCACGACGAGATCTTCGAGGCCTGGTGCCCGCAGCTCGCCGAGCTCGCCGCCTGCCCGAACGTCGTGGCCAAGCTCGGCGGCCTGGCCATGCCCGACAACGGCTTCTGGCCCCTCGGCGGCGAGCGCCCCGACGTCGACGCGTTCCTCGCCGTGCAGGAGCGCTGGTACCGCCACGCCATCGACTGCTTCGGCCCCGACCGGTGCATGTTCGAGTCGAACTTCCCGGTCGACAAGATCAGCGTCGACTACCCCGTGGTGTGGGAGGCCTTCGAGCGCATCGCCGCCGAGTACCCGGCCGACGAGCAGGCCCAGCTCTTCGCCGGCACCGCCCGCCGCGTCTACCGCGTCTGA